In the genome of Paenibacillus pabuli, one region contains:
- the spoIIIAC gene encoding stage III sporulation protein AC: MNLEVNAIFQIAGIGIIIAMIHTVLKQMGKEDMAHWVTVIGFVVVLFMVVRMLDSLLQEIKSIFLFQ; this comes from the coding sequence ATGAATTTAGAAGTGAACGCAATCTTTCAAATTGCGGGCATCGGAATCATTATTGCAATGATTCATACGGTGCTGAAACAAATGGGAAAGGAAGATATGGCTCACTGGGTGACCGTGATCGGATTTGTCGTTGTATTGTTCATGGTGGTCCGTATGCTGGACAGCCTGCTGCAAGAGATCAAATCGATATTTCTTTTTCAATGA
- a CDS encoding SpoIIIAH-like family protein: MNNKRQTVWLVSMLSLMVILSAYYLFTEDSGPVNTPVAESTQVDGMKQGEAKETAGILDPTEGLVVNEVVNGGEVTGTEGDQTATESVDNPAVVDGKKAGDTEKSPAAESGEKQGEAGKGSEKGTKEGTEKGTTTTPETSTGSDGSAAKTDEDVLKEMEEQNTAASASSQFQNYQWQREESNNRKYEELMTVAGDLSKTPEENAKATEQLRTLEEKEAKINGIEETLSQQFANAIVQEDADKYKVVVLSDKLDVKQAVSIVDLVMKELAVSQNKISVQYVTEQ; the protein is encoded by the coding sequence ATGAATAACAAACGTCAAACGGTATGGCTCGTATCCATGCTGAGTCTGATGGTCATTTTGTCCGCCTATTACCTGTTCACTGAAGATTCCGGTCCGGTTAATACGCCTGTAGCTGAAAGCACGCAGGTGGATGGTATGAAGCAGGGAGAAGCAAAGGAAACGGCTGGAATCCTTGATCCAACAGAAGGTCTGGTTGTGAATGAAGTGGTGAATGGCGGAGAAGTTACAGGGACTGAGGGAGATCAAACAGCTACTGAATCTGTTGATAATCCTGCGGTTGTAGACGGTAAAAAAGCCGGGGATACCGAGAAATCTCCAGCTGCGGAATCGGGAGAAAAACAAGGTGAAGCTGGTAAAGGCAGTGAAAAAGGTACAAAAGAGGGCACTGAAAAGGGAACAACAACTACTCCTGAGACAAGTACCGGATCAGATGGCAGTGCGGCGAAAACCGACGAGGATGTCCTCAAGGAGATGGAAGAGCAAAATACGGCGGCGTCTGCGAGCAGTCAGTTCCAAAACTACCAGTGGCAGCGTGAAGAGAGCAACAATCGCAAGTATGAAGAACTTATGACCGTTGCGGGCGATCTGAGCAAAACGCCAGAAGAAAACGCCAAAGCAACAGAGCAGCTTCGTACACTGGAAGAAAAAGAAGCCAAAATCAATGGCATTGAAGAAACCCTGTCACAACAGTTTGCCAATGCGATCGTTCAAGAGGATGCCGACAAGTATAAAGTTGTTGTTCTCAGTGACAAACTGGATGTAAAACAAGCGGTTTCCATTGTGGATCTGGTCATGAAAGAACTGGCGGTGTCGCAGAACAAAATCAGCGTACAATACGTGACAGAACAGTAA
- the spoIIIAG gene encoding stage III sporulation protein AG encodes MKQWLKKMESWLGGGEGGQRRSQTFRWLIILGLIGVGIMLFNSFVNVKKIDSENIGREPPDPATSMASIQTDPTEQNPFQAIEIAFEDKIKGVLENIVGVGTVDVMVTVDSTEELVVQRNVKDSQQLTEETDANGGKRHMTQYTRDGEIITYEISGDQTPIVTKKLKPQIRGVLVVARGAENKVVKDLITDAVEKGLNVAAYRISVVPRKQD; translated from the coding sequence ATGAAACAATGGCTCAAAAAGATGGAAAGCTGGCTCGGCGGAGGAGAAGGCGGGCAGCGGCGCAGTCAAACCTTTCGCTGGTTGATTATCCTAGGTTTGATCGGAGTGGGAATCATGTTGTTCAACTCCTTCGTCAATGTTAAAAAGATTGATTCCGAAAATATCGGTCGAGAGCCGCCTGATCCCGCTACATCGATGGCATCCATACAGACGGATCCGACGGAACAGAATCCATTTCAGGCGATAGAGATCGCATTTGAGGACAAGATCAAGGGTGTGCTGGAAAATATCGTAGGTGTGGGAACTGTTGATGTGATGGTTACCGTGGATTCTACAGAGGAGCTTGTTGTACAGCGTAATGTGAAGGATTCGCAGCAGCTCACCGAAGAAACGGATGCAAACGGGGGCAAACGACATATGACGCAATATACCCGGGATGGTGAGATTATCACGTATGAAATATCAGGGGATCAGACACCGATTGTCACGAAAAAGCTCAAACCGCAGATCCGGGGCGTGCTTGTCGTTGCCAGAGGTGCAGAGAACAAGGTTGTGAAGGACCTGATTACAGATGCTGTGGAAAAAGGACTGAATGTTGCGGCCTACCGGATTTCGGTTGTTCCGCGCAAGCAGGATTAG
- the spoIIIAD gene encoding stage III sporulation protein AD, with amino-acid sequence MEIIQVVGLALIATVLILVIKEQKPMFAFLIAAATGIVIFMLLIGKIGAVIEVLKRLAENSGMESIYLKTVLKIIGIAYIAEFGAQIVRDAGQESIASKIELAGKVLILVLAIPIISIIIETVMKLMPV; translated from the coding sequence GTGGAAATTATCCAAGTTGTAGGTCTGGCGCTCATCGCAACGGTGCTCATTCTAGTTATCAAAGAACAGAAGCCCATGTTTGCTTTTCTGATTGCTGCTGCAACTGGCATCGTGATCTTCATGCTGCTAATTGGCAAGATTGGCGCGGTAATCGAAGTGTTGAAACGGCTTGCCGAGAATTCAGGTATGGAGAGCATTTATCTAAAAACCGTGCTGAAAATTATAGGCATAGCGTACATTGCTGAATTCGGAGCACAGATTGTCAGGGATGCAGGCCAGGAGAGCATTGCTTCCAAAATTGAACTTGCTGGCAAGGTGCTGATCCTTGTACTCGCAATACCGATCATCAGCATTATTATCGAAACCGTCATGAAGCTGATGCCGGTGTAG
- the spoIIIAE gene encoding stage III sporulation protein AE, producing MKMMHHKPQWRLTFVLTLCFLFAIMGQVAAGSPSGEWMQQQADQLPKDQVEKYWDQLMQQYGGFFPEGKTPSFMDMLIPGNEGFSLKSVFIAIGTFMLHEILYNGKLLVTIVMLSVLSMILETLQTAFEKNNISKIAYSICYMVIIIIAINSFSVAIGYAKDAIDSMINFMMAMVPLLFTLLASMGNVITVSVTHPLIIFMIHLVGTLIHMLVFPLLFFSAVLHLVSSLSDKYKLTQLADLLRNISVALLGILLTMFLGVISVQGASGSVADGVSLKAAKYIAGNFVPIVGRTFADATDTVITASLLVKNAIGLTGVIIILFLCAFPALKILTLALIYNITGAIMQPLGDTPIVGCLQAIGKSMIYVFAALAAVGLMFFLAITILLTAGNLTVMMR from the coding sequence ATGAAAATGATGCATCATAAGCCGCAGTGGCGCCTTACCTTCGTGCTGACGCTGTGTTTTCTGTTTGCGATCATGGGACAGGTCGCTGCTGGTTCTCCCTCGGGAGAATGGATGCAGCAGCAAGCTGACCAGCTTCCCAAGGATCAGGTAGAAAAATATTGGGACCAACTCATGCAACAATACGGTGGTTTTTTCCCGGAAGGAAAAACACCTTCCTTTATGGATATGTTAATCCCCGGCAATGAAGGGTTCAGCCTGAAGTCGGTGTTTATAGCGATTGGGACCTTTATGCTGCATGAAATTCTATATAACGGCAAACTTCTGGTCACGATTGTGATGTTAAGTGTGCTGAGTATGATTCTGGAGACGCTGCAGACTGCTTTTGAGAAAAATAACATTAGCAAAATCGCTTACTCCATCTGTTACATGGTCATTATTATCATCGCCATCAACAGCTTCAGTGTGGCGATCGGATACGCCAAGGATGCCATTGACAGCATGATTAACTTTATGATGGCCATGGTGCCCCTGTTGTTTACACTGCTGGCTTCAATGGGAAATGTCATTACTGTTTCTGTGACCCATCCGCTGATCATTTTCATGATTCATCTGGTCGGTACATTGATTCACATGCTGGTATTCCCGTTACTCTTTTTCTCGGCGGTGTTACATCTCGTCAGTTCCTTGTCCGACAAGTACAAGCTTACACAGCTGGCAGACCTGTTACGGAACATTAGTGTGGCTCTGCTCGGTATATTGCTTACGATGTTCCTGGGCGTAATTTCGGTTCAGGGGGCATCGGGCTCCGTAGCAGATGGTGTCAGTCTGAAAGCGGCGAAGTACATCGCAGGCAACTTTGTCCCCATTGTCGGCAGAACCTTTGCGGATGCAACGGACACAGTTATTACAGCGTCGCTGCTGGTGAAAAATGCAATCGGACTAACAGGTGTCATCATTATCTTGTTTTTATGTGCGTTTCCTGCACTTAAAATTCTGACGTTAGCCCTGATCTACAACATCACTGGCGCGATTATGCAACCTCTAGGGGACACGCCGATTGTAGGATGTCTGCAGGCGATAGGCAAAAGCATGATTTACGTATTTGCAGCACTGGCGGCCGTTGGACTGATGTTTTTTCTGGCAATTACGATCCTGCTAACTGCTGGCAATCTGACCGTCATGATGAGATGA
- the spoIIIAF gene encoding stage III sporulation protein AF, which translates to MGWLSSWLRELIMIVLLATFVDMLLPNRSMERYVKLVLSLLILLTLLSPITKLLKSDPVGELKRAMTAMDSPSDGNATLEQILAQGRRLQSNEQEQSLQWTAKELANVMKGQIEETTGERVQSVEVKLAMDTTKPETDLATSVELPVIQYVLVEMAGEAAGGKVNPNTGQQEAAATTTPIFGSDPQSQTTESPPVQEPIQIGQIEVPDVQIEVNSGSNRESSVSKGNSDEPQNEQEADSTPVSGQQAETTSQQGQTSSRSERAVQIITLLTEKWDIDANKVQVKEKKSASAL; encoded by the coding sequence ATGGGGTGGCTGAGCAGCTGGCTCCGTGAATTAATCATGATCGTTCTGTTGGCAACTTTCGTGGATATGCTGTTGCCCAATCGATCCATGGAACGCTATGTCAAGCTTGTGCTGAGCCTTCTTATCCTGCTGACTCTGTTATCGCCCATAACGAAGCTTTTGAAAAGTGATCCGGTTGGCGAGCTCAAACGAGCAATGACCGCTATGGATTCGCCATCCGATGGAAATGCAACACTTGAACAGATTTTGGCTCAGGGGAGGCGGTTGCAATCCAATGAACAGGAACAATCACTGCAATGGACAGCCAAAGAGCTGGCTAACGTAATGAAAGGGCAAATTGAAGAAACAACGGGGGAGCGAGTGCAGTCCGTTGAAGTAAAACTCGCGATGGATACAACCAAGCCCGAGACGGATTTGGCAACCTCGGTGGAACTTCCTGTAATCCAGTATGTTCTGGTGGAGATGGCAGGTGAGGCAGCAGGTGGGAAAGTCAATCCCAACACAGGTCAGCAGGAAGCAGCGGCAACTACAACACCAATATTTGGCTCTGACCCGCAATCCCAAACCACTGAATCACCTCCAGTTCAGGAGCCAATCCAGATTGGTCAGATTGAGGTCCCGGATGTACAGATCGAGGTGAACAGCGGCAGCAATCGTGAAAGTAGCGTGAGCAAAGGTAACTCTGACGAGCCGCAAAATGAACAGGAGGCAGACTCCACACCTGTGTCAGGTCAGCAGGCAGAGACAACCTCTCAGCAAGGACAGACGTCCTCCCGGTCTGAACGAGCCGTACAAATAATTACCCTCTTGACAGAGAAGTGGGATATTGATGCAAACAAAGTACAGGTGAAAGAAAAGAAAAGCGCCTCGGCGCTGTAA